In one window of Poriferisphaera corsica DNA:
- a CDS encoding FliA/WhiG family RNA polymerase sigma factor produces MSRTEASPSSLSTITNENVDEVWKEYKSGETEFLRNKILEHYLPLVKYIAERVHSKLPNEVDCDDLISAGIFGLMDAIDAFDLSRGIKFQTYCAPRIRGAILDGLRAMDWVPRLVRSRTNKVGTARTRLQMQMGRKPTHDEIAEEMDISMEEYDKIRKDSSTVGVTSLDRKFFETDSSREMREIDVLIDRTQENPMSAAQRKDLKSLISKGLSRAERLILILYYFEEMTMKEIGTTLDLSESRVSQMHASVLARLRAGLAHRSGQLYSELD; encoded by the coding sequence ATGAGCCGCACGGAGGCAAGCCCATCAAGCCTGTCGACTATTACAAATGAGAATGTTGACGAGGTCTGGAAGGAATACAAGTCTGGAGAGACAGAGTTTCTCCGTAACAAGATCTTGGAACACTATCTTCCGCTCGTAAAATATATAGCAGAGCGTGTCCACTCAAAGTTGCCGAACGAGGTCGATTGTGATGACCTGATTAGTGCGGGGATCTTTGGGTTGATGGATGCGATCGATGCATTTGATTTGTCGAGAGGGATCAAGTTCCAGACTTACTGTGCACCGCGAATTCGTGGGGCGATCCTTGACGGATTGCGCGCGATGGACTGGGTGCCACGTCTGGTGAGATCACGTACGAATAAAGTCGGCACGGCGAGAACCAGGCTTCAGATGCAGATGGGTCGTAAACCGACTCACGACGAGATAGCTGAAGAGATGGATATCTCGATGGAGGAGTACGACAAGATCCGCAAGGACTCGAGTACGGTTGGCGTGACCTCGCTTGACCGGAAGTTCTTTGAGACGGATAGCTCGCGTGAGATGCGTGAGATTGACGTGCTGATCGATCGGACGCAAGAGAACCCGATGTCGGCTGCTCAGCGTAAGGATTTGAAGTCGCTGATCTCGAAAGGTCTGTCACGGGCTGAGCGTTTGATTCTTATACTTTACTACTTTGAAGAAATGACGATGAAAGAGATCGGCACGACGCTGGATCTTTCGGAGTCTCGCGTCAGTCAGATGCATGCATCGGTGCTGGCGAGATTACGGGCGGGGCTCGCACACAGAAGCGGACAGCTTTATTCAGAGCTGGACTAA
- the phoU gene encoding phosphate signaling complex protein PhoU, translated as MHLKRQVEKLKKQILSLGALAEESVQNAITAIQHRDPELGQKVFDADHLIDLAEVDIEEECLHTLALYHPVAMDLRYVVATLKINNELERIGDLAVNIAQQAIYLSRFARLDRIPFDLPGMTHTVKWMLSKSLDALINQDAQLAQQVKDRDDEVDAIHTGMYRRVEQAIREDPELVQTYIHLLNVSRNLERIADHVVNIAEDVIYMTEGDIIRHGRNRSILEQ; from the coding sequence ATGCACCTCAAACGACAAGTCGAAAAACTGAAAAAGCAGATACTCTCACTCGGCGCACTTGCCGAAGAGTCGGTTCAAAACGCAATCACCGCCATCCAACACCGCGACCCTGAACTCGGACAAAAAGTCTTCGACGCCGATCACCTCATCGACCTCGCCGAAGTCGACATCGAAGAAGAATGCCTCCACACCCTCGCCCTATACCATCCTGTCGCAATGGATCTTCGCTACGTTGTCGCAACACTCAAGATCAACAACGAACTCGAACGCATCGGCGACCTTGCCGTCAACATCGCTCAACAAGCAATCTACCTCTCACGCTTCGCACGCCTCGACCGCATCCCCTTCGACCTGCCCGGCATGACTCACACCGTCAAATGGATGCTCTCAAAATCCCTCGACGCGCTCATCAATCAAGACGCTCAACTCGCCCAACAAGTCAAAGACCGTGACGACGAAGTCGATGCAATCCACACCGGCATGTACCGCCGCGTCGAACAGGCCATCCGCGAAGACCCCGAACTCGTGCAAACCTACATCCATCTGCTCAATGTTTCGCGCAACCTCGAACGCATCGCCGATCATGTGGTCAACATCGCCGAGGACGTCATCTATATGACTGAAGGCGACATCATCCGCCACGGCCGTAACCGCTCCATCCTCGAACAATAA
- the pstB gene encoding phosphate ABC transporter ATP-binding protein PstB, translated as MTMTQTTDQQEQFVNAPETNGQTVTTDQPKDELSLSKPVVHERADVVGNKVAIEVKDFNSWYGNFQALHDISMNIAEKCVTAFIGPSGCGKSTFLRWINRMNDLTMGARAQGTLKLHNQDLFAPGTDVVDLRRRVGMVFQKPNPFPKSIYANVAFGPRLHTRISKTDLDEIVENSLRHAALWDEVKDRLKQSALGLSGGQQQRLCIARAIAAEPEVLLMDEPCSALDPKSTAAIEELIDQLRKEYTIVIVTHNMQQAARSSDYTAFMFQGDLIEYGPTRQIFTNPENEQTENYITGRFG; from the coding sequence ATGACCATGACACAAACCACCGACCAACAAGAACAGTTCGTGAACGCACCCGAAACCAACGGGCAAACCGTCACAACAGATCAACCAAAAGACGAGCTTTCACTTTCAAAGCCTGTCGTCCACGAACGCGCCGACGTCGTCGGGAATAAAGTCGCCATCGAAGTCAAAGACTTCAACTCATGGTACGGCAACTTTCAAGCGCTTCACGACATCTCCATGAACATCGCCGAAAAATGCGTCACCGCTTTCATTGGCCCATCAGGATGCGGCAAATCCACATTCCTACGATGGATCAACCGCATGAACGACCTCACCATGGGCGCACGCGCACAAGGCACACTCAAACTACACAACCAAGACCTCTTCGCACCCGGCACAGACGTCGTCGACCTCCGCCGACGCGTCGGTATGGTCTTCCAAAAACCAAACCCATTCCCCAAATCAATCTACGCCAACGTCGCCTTCGGCCCGCGCCTCCACACACGCATCTCCAAAACTGATCTCGACGAAATCGTCGAAAACTCACTCCGCCACGCTGCCCTATGGGACGAAGTCAAAGACCGTCTCAAGCAATCCGCACTCGGACTCTCCGGCGGACAACAACAACGTCTCTGCATCGCACGCGCTATCGCCGCTGAACCCGAAGTCCTCCTCATGGACGAGCCTTGCTCCGCACTCGACCCCAAGTCCACCGCAGCGATCGAAGAACTCATCGATCAGCTACGCAAAGAATACACAATCGTCATCGTCACACACAACATGCAGCAGGCCGCCCGCTCATCCGACTACACCGCCTTCATGTTCCAAGGCGACCTCATCGAATACGGTCCAACCCGTCAGATCTTCACCAACCCAGAAAACGAACAAACCGAAAACTACATCACCGGCCGCTTCGGTTAA
- a CDS encoding PstA family ABC transporter permease: MQSLSDPALHKNGRFAKDKLFVVLCITAAALSIAMLFILLTSIGLQGKDFLTWDFLTNSPSRKPVKAGIFPAMMGTIFVCGVCAFTAIPIGVGTAILLEEFKPRNKYLRMLHGIIQLNITNLAGVPSIVYGILGMTAFALMFNFFKSDFYASFAGEIATIDNPAFELGTTDNWYYLRFPFGRSVLAGGLTLMLVILPIIIISAQEALRAVPGSLRHGALALGCTRWQTVWSTSLPAAIPGIMTGTILAMSRAIGEAAPLLIIASLYLRFTPGHLMDDFSAMPLQIFNWAGRPQADFHYVAASGIIVLLIILLSFNAIAITIRQLTHKPMS; this comes from the coding sequence ATGCAGTCACTCTCTGATCCAGCACTCCATAAAAACGGCCGCTTCGCCAAAGATAAACTCTTTGTCGTCCTCTGCATCACCGCAGCCGCGCTCTCCATCGCAATGCTCTTCATCCTCCTCACCTCCATCGGCCTCCAAGGCAAAGACTTCCTCACTTGGGATTTCCTTACAAACTCCCCCTCACGTAAACCCGTCAAAGCCGGCATCTTCCCCGCCATGATGGGCACCATCTTCGTTTGTGGCGTCTGCGCCTTTACCGCAATCCCTATCGGTGTCGGCACAGCCATCCTCCTCGAAGAATTCAAACCACGAAACAAATACCTCCGCATGCTTCACGGCATCATCCAACTCAACATCACCAACCTCGCAGGTGTCCCCTCCATCGTCTACGGCATCCTCGGCATGACCGCGTTCGCACTCATGTTCAACTTCTTCAAATCCGATTTCTACGCCTCTTTTGCAGGCGAAATCGCCACCATCGATAACCCCGCATTCGAACTCGGTACCACCGACAACTGGTACTATCTCCGCTTCCCATTCGGACGCTCCGTCCTCGCAGGCGGGCTCACACTCATGCTCGTCATCCTCCCCATCATCATCATCTCAGCACAGGAAGCCCTCCGCGCCGTTCCCGGATCACTCCGACACGGTGCGCTCGCTCTCGGATGCACGCGTTGGCAAACCGTCTGGTCAACATCACTCCCCGCAGCAATCCCCGGCATCATGACAGGCACGATCCTCGCCATGTCACGCGCCATCGGCGAAGCCGCTCCACTACTTATCATCGCCTCACTATACCTCCGCTTCACACCCGGACACCTCATGGACGACTTCTCTGCCATGCCGCTACAAATCTTCAACTGGGCCGGCAGACCACAAGCCGACTTCCACTACGTCGCAGCCTCAGGCATCATCGTCCTACTCATCATCCTCCTCTCATTCAATGCAATCGCCATCACCATCCGCCAACTCACACACAAACCCATGAGCTAA
- the pstC gene encoding phosphate ABC transporter permease subunit PstC, with product MTTLSNTSSSPHEPRRLSDCKPRSKRIRKIRESLIMTGLISCGLFSLATTLTIIIVLAKETIRFFNLDEVSLADYFLGLKWAPLLGAEHHFGIWPLISGTLQVTVIGMSVAIPLGLITAIWLSEYAPEKIRRVLKPMLEVLAGIPTVVFGFFALTIITPSLQWLHGGFEVFNAMSAGIAVGIMCLPIVTSLTEDALRAVPKQLREGAYGLGSTRFETSTKVVTPAALSGIIAAFLLAFARAIGEVMIVALAAGSSPPQLVDSLVNGFDPRGETQTMTAYMVQIFLGDVSNFGPEYYSAYAVGATLFLMTLALTIIGHIVRVRFRQAYD from the coding sequence ATGACCACTCTTTCAAATACATCCTCCTCTCCCCACGAGCCCCGTCGGCTTTCCGACTGCAAACCACGCTCAAAAAGGATTCGCAAAATCCGCGAATCACTCATCATGACCGGCCTCATCTCCTGCGGCCTCTTCTCTCTCGCTACCACACTCACCATCATCATCGTCCTCGCTAAAGAAACCATCCGTTTCTTCAACCTCGATGAAGTCTCACTCGCCGACTATTTCCTCGGCCTCAAATGGGCACCACTACTCGGCGCCGAACACCACTTCGGCATCTGGCCCCTCATCTCCGGCACACTCCAAGTCACCGTCATCGGCATGTCCGTTGCCATCCCACTCGGCCTCATCACCGCCATCTGGCTCAGCGAATACGCTCCCGAAAAAATTCGCCGTGTCCTCAAGCCAATGCTCGAAGTACTCGCCGGTATACCCACCGTCGTCTTCGGCTTCTTTGCCCTCACCATCATCACACCCTCGCTTCAATGGCTACACGGCGGATTCGAAGTCTTCAACGCCATGTCCGCCGGCATCGCCGTCGGCATCATGTGCCTCCCCATCGTCACATCACTCACCGAAGACGCACTCCGCGCCGTACCCAAACAACTACGCGAAGGCGCCTACGGTCTCGGCTCAACACGATTCGAAACTTCCACAAAAGTCGTCACACCCGCCGCGCTCTCCGGCATCATCGCCGCATTCCTTCTCGCATTTGCACGCGCCATCGGCGAAGTCATGATCGTCGCACTCGCCGCAGGCTCATCACCACCGCAACTCGTCGACTCACTCGTCAACGGCTTCGACCCTCGCGGTGAAACACAAACCATGACCGCCTACATGGTTCAAATCTTCCTCGGCGATGTCTCGAATTTCGGCCCCGAATACTACTCAGCCTACGCCGTCGGCGCAACTCTCTTCCTCATGACCCTCGCACTCACCATCATCGGCCACATCGTCCGCGTACGATTCCGCCAAGCATACGATTAA
- a CDS encoding PstS family phosphate ABC transporter substrate-binding protein translates to MNPISKIRFAALGLAAAGLIATTFTTVNAADKKLSGPVRIDGSSTVYPITEAVAEEFSGEAPRVKVTVGVSGTGGGFKRFVIGDTDISDASRPIKGKELKAAKENGINFIEIPVAYDGLTIVVNKKNSWAKNLTVDELKAIFLDSSAVSNWKDVRAGFPDLPIKIYAPGTDSGTFDYFKEVVAGKKGSIRSDMSVSEDDNILVRGVAGNKGAIGFFGCAYYFENTDQLKAVAIDGGKGAVLPSSKTIESGEYAPFSRPLFIYVNAKSVNKPQVDAFVKFYFEQGPALAEEVGYVRLPSAVYAIAKKKYLTVHTGTHFLDADGEKIKGALPDIYK, encoded by the coding sequence ATGAACCCCATCAGCAAAATCCGCTTCGCAGCACTCGGCCTCGCTGCTGCTGGCCTGATCGCAACAACTTTCACGACTGTTAACGCCGCCGACAAAAAGCTTTCCGGCCCAGTCCGTATCGACGGCTCTTCAACTGTTTACCCAATCACCGAAGCTGTCGCCGAAGAATTTTCCGGTGAAGCCCCACGCGTCAAAGTGACCGTCGGCGTCTCCGGCACCGGTGGTGGCTTCAAGCGTTTCGTCATCGGCGACACCGACATCTCTGACGCTTCACGCCCAATCAAAGGCAAAGAGCTAAAAGCTGCCAAAGAAAACGGCATCAACTTCATCGAAATCCCCGTGGCATACGACGGCCTCACCATCGTCGTCAACAAAAAGAACAGCTGGGCTAAAAACCTCACTGTCGATGAGCTCAAGGCAATCTTCCTCGACAGCTCCGCTGTCTCCAACTGGAAAGACGTTCGTGCAGGTTTCCCAGATCTCCCAATCAAGATCTACGCTCCAGGCACAGACTCCGGCACATTCGACTACTTCAAAGAAGTCGTTGCTGGCAAAAAAGGTTCTATCCGTAGCGACATGTCCGTTTCCGAAGACGACAACATCCTCGTCCGCGGCGTGGCCGGCAACAAGGGTGCAATCGGCTTCTTCGGTTGTGCTTACTACTTCGAAAACACCGACCAGCTCAAAGCTGTCGCAATCGACGGCGGCAAGGGCGCTGTACTCCCATCATCCAAGACCATCGAGTCTGGCGAGTATGCTCCTTTCTCACGTCCTCTGTTCATCTACGTCAACGCAAAGAGCGTGAACAAGCCACAAGTTGACGCCTTCGTCAAGTTCTACTTCGAACAGGGCCCTGCCCTTGCCGAAGAAGTTGGCTACGTCCGCCTTCCATCCGCTGTCTACGCGATCGCTAAAAAGAAGTACCTCACCGTTCACACCGGCACACACTTCCTCGATGCAGATGGTGAAAAGATCAAGGGTGCACTCCCTGACATCTATAAATAA
- a CDS encoding UbiA family prenyltransferase: MNHPSTKTRINLRDILHLFELGRGEVILTLIANIWLMTFILHRDDNGLTPILTLHLILVTLIALGLAGLGIALNDVLDARHDRAFAPKRPIPAGRVNVRFAIAAAVVSMIDAVAASIWLGELNTTITLITVGGILFYNLTGRFMPAVGVVSLGLITSLVMLIPDPRPEYAWPIILAMTHVMFCSTARHWLANKRPRLTAKDGFGICAGWLFWSMLIVGVLRPHENPIAQTATQAHIIRLMLGPVLAIIVFAIITSIMFGKAEKLNITTRRQLGLRYSRIAGLWLIVYDVAWLIGLGMYWQAIVMTALLLLAVLIICLGKIIHALIGSPPTFGLSDQL; the protein is encoded by the coding sequence ATGAACCACCCATCCACAAAAACACGAATCAACCTACGTGACATACTTCACCTCTTCGAACTCGGACGCGGCGAAGTTATCCTCACACTCATCGCCAATATTTGGCTCATGACCTTCATCCTCCACCGTGACGACAACGGCCTCACCCCCATTCTCACCCTTCACCTCATCCTTGTCACACTCATCGCACTCGGTCTTGCCGGCCTGGGAATCGCACTCAACGACGTACTCGATGCCCGCCACGACCGTGCTTTCGCCCCCAAACGTCCCATCCCCGCTGGCCGTGTCAATGTCCGCTTCGCCATCGCCGCCGCTGTTGTCAGCATGATCGACGCCGTTGCCGCATCCATCTGGCTCGGCGAACTCAACACCACCATCACACTCATCACCGTCGGCGGCATCCTCTTCTACAACCTCACCGGCCGCTTCATGCCCGCCGTCGGCGTCGTCTCTCTCGGGCTCATCACATCACTCGTCATGCTCATCCCCGACCCTCGACCCGAATATGCATGGCCCATCATCCTCGCCATGACACACGTCATGTTCTGCTCAACCGCTCGTCATTGGCTCGCCAACAAACGCCCCCGACTCACCGCAAAAGACGGCTTCGGCATCTGCGCTGGCTGGCTCTTCTGGAGCATGCTCATCGTTGGCGTCCTCCGGCCTCATGAAAACCCAATCGCACAAACCGCAACTCAAGCGCACATCATCCGCCTCATGCTCGGCCCCGTCCTCGCAATCATCGTCTTCGCCATCATCACCAGTATTATGTTTGGCAAAGCCGAAAAATTAAACATCACCACACGTCGACAACTTGGACTCCGATACTCCCGCATCGCCGGACTTTGGCTCATCGTCTACGACGTCGCATGGCTCATCGGCCTCGGCATGTACTGGCAAGCCATCGTCATGACCGCGCTACTCCTACTTGCCGTCCTCATCATCTGCCTCGGCAAAATCATTCACGCATTAATCGGTTCCCCACCAACCTTCGGCCTATCCGATCAGCTCTAA
- a CDS encoding HEAT repeat domain-containing protein gives MKKIGATKVALLTTMASLLLGGCSASSSGNPILDLLSDFMPPSPKEAALDLFDIYDADKRRRAVALIAASPFGHEEPYVRTYRVMLGRGSEGQVLPVDDDATVRATCAKALGMHGTVEDAELIAPLLKDKVSYVRWQAAQALQRIHNPIAVQPLIETLRMDEDSDVRQACAAALGQYPQPLVYDTLVGALSDPNYGVVQAAHQSLRTLTGQQFTSQGEAWIKWGSENRSTLFIDQQMYQFLPYQKPASIIDKVRFWKEREEVQPKLPIGKRPLEEEDVIAVEAMTPTDEEE, from the coding sequence GTGAAAAAGATCGGTGCGACAAAGGTCGCGTTGTTAACAACGATGGCGTCGCTGCTGTTGGGTGGCTGCAGTGCGAGCTCGTCAGGCAATCCGATATTGGATTTGCTATCGGATTTTATGCCGCCGTCGCCGAAAGAAGCGGCGTTGGATTTGTTTGATATTTATGATGCGGATAAGCGTCGTCGTGCGGTGGCTTTGATTGCGGCATCGCCGTTTGGGCATGAGGAGCCTTATGTCCGGACGTACCGGGTGATGTTGGGTCGTGGGTCTGAGGGACAGGTGTTGCCTGTGGACGATGATGCGACGGTGAGGGCGACGTGTGCGAAAGCGCTTGGGATGCATGGGACGGTTGAGGATGCGGAACTGATAGCGCCGTTGTTGAAGGACAAGGTTTCGTATGTGCGTTGGCAGGCGGCTCAGGCATTGCAGCGGATTCATAATCCGATTGCGGTGCAGCCTTTGATTGAGACGCTTCGGATGGATGAGGACTCTGATGTGAGGCAGGCATGTGCGGCGGCGTTGGGGCAGTACCCTCAGCCGTTGGTCTATGACACGTTGGTGGGTGCGTTGTCCGATCCGAATTATGGTGTTGTGCAGGCGGCGCATCAGTCGTTGCGAACACTGACGGGGCAACAATTCACGTCGCAAGGTGAAGCGTGGATTAAATGGGGAAGTGAGAATCGCTCGACATTGTTTATTGATCAGCAGATGTATCAGTTTTTGCCGTATCAAAAGCCAGCATCGATCATCGATAAGGTGCGTTTCTGGAAGGAACGCGAAGAGGTTCAGCCGAAGCTTCCGATTGGCAAGCGGCCGCTTGAAGAAGAAGATGTTATTGCAGTTGAAGCAATGACGCCGACAGACGAGGAAGAATAG
- a CDS encoding phosphodiester glycosidase family protein, whose translation MKKRIALGLLCSIALTSHALAGWTTTNPFSGVSYSALRGTDVHGILGWSYSHLDVDVMEIKLAQPSISFTSTPSNGSDPYDTTLQTTMDFMNATNTEIAINTNFYGTFSPNADNVGLVVSDSNLVSSFSTGWPAVNISPTKQIELLTSYTGNQYAYGNAFAGSDIIVQNGQLTGNGQLSHATSRHPRTAVGYNAVLNKLILMTVDGRRSDSIGVTNNELGKLMKAFDATWAINLDGGGSTQMTMNNGTAHYVNTPSDTYRAVGANFGVHAVADNSYMAFANFEHNNFANFEYSPGYSGSSTGFNESLSTTEIVTSDVAVGQGAMKLTITDDAYQTNEWFARLVSGSYATRSQNTIRIADGYVGVWAKTTDTDAYISIALDDPTTGDRGIRKAITADGNWHLYEWNIDDATAWESWVNNTNGQIDGSDFTMDSIQIWGKGDTVVYLDNLAHDTDGSLSYLTGYSVASGLSISSNQIPEPASLCLISISILAMTNRRRRS comes from the coding sequence ATGAAAAAACGAATCGCACTCGGACTATTATGCTCCATTGCTCTCACCTCTCACGCGCTTGCCGGTTGGACGACAACCAACCCATTTAGCGGCGTCTCATACAGCGCGCTGCGAGGTACTGACGTTCACGGTATTCTCGGCTGGAGTTATAGCCACCTCGACGTCGATGTCATGGAAATCAAACTCGCACAACCATCTATCAGTTTCACTTCGACACCCAGCAACGGTTCAGATCCATACGATACGACACTTCAAACCACAATGGATTTCATGAACGCAACAAACACTGAAATCGCCATTAACACTAACTTTTATGGCACATTCAGTCCAAATGCTGACAACGTTGGTCTAGTTGTTTCCGACTCCAATCTCGTTTCATCTTTCTCAACCGGTTGGCCCGCTGTCAACATCTCACCAACAAAACAAATCGAACTCCTCACCAGCTATACCGGCAATCAATATGCCTACGGAAACGCATTTGCAGGCAGCGACATCATCGTTCAAAACGGTCAACTCACAGGCAACGGCCAACTCTCGCACGCAACTTCACGTCACCCCCGCACTGCCGTAGGCTACAACGCCGTTCTCAACAAACTCATTCTCATGACTGTTGATGGCCGTCGCTCCGATTCTATCGGCGTCACTAACAATGAGTTAGGTAAACTCATGAAGGCATTCGACGCAACATGGGCAATCAACCTCGATGGCGGCGGTTCGACTCAAATGACCATGAACAATGGCACTGCACATTATGTAAATACACCATCAGATACATATCGCGCTGTCGGTGCTAACTTCGGCGTACACGCTGTGGCTGACAACTCATACATGGCCTTCGCAAACTTCGAACACAACAACTTCGCGAACTTTGAATATTCACCCGGCTACTCAGGCAGCAGCACCGGCTTCAATGAAAGCCTTTCAACAACTGAAATCGTCACTTCTGATGTAGCCGTTGGCCAAGGTGCCATGAAACTCACGATTACCGATGACGCCTATCAAACCAACGAGTGGTTCGCTCGACTCGTCTCAGGAAGTTACGCAACACGCAGCCAAAACACCATCCGAATCGCAGACGGATATGTCGGAGTCTGGGCCAAAACCACTGACACCGATGCCTATATCTCCATTGCACTTGATGATCCAACGACTGGTGATCGTGGTATCCGCAAAGCAATCACCGCTGACGGCAATTGGCATCTCTACGAATGGAACATTGATGACGCGACCGCTTGGGAAAGTTGGGTGAATAACACCAATGGTCAAATTGATGGCAGTGACTTCACAATGGACTCCATCCAAATCTGGGGCAAAGGCGACACCGTCGTTTATCTCGACAACCTCGCACATGACACCGACGGAAGCCTCTCATACCTCACTGGCTACTCAGTTGCTTCTGGCCTAAGCATTTCGTCAAACCAAATCCCAGAACCCGCATCCCTATGCCTGATCTCCATCAGCATACTCGCGATGACAAATAGACGCCGCCGCTCATAA